The Vanessa tameamea isolate UH-Manoa-2023 chromosome 2, ilVanTame1 primary haplotype, whole genome shotgun sequence genome has a segment encoding these proteins:
- the LOC113398261 gene encoding large ribosomal subunit protein eL13, whose translation MGKGNNMIPNGHFHKDWQRFVKTWFNQPARKHRRKQNRIKKAKAIAPRPAAGPLRPVVRCPTVRYHTKVRAGRGFTLREIRASGLNPAFARTIGISIDPRRRNKSVESLQINVQRLKEYRARLILFPKGKKVLKGEANEEERKLATQLRGPLMPIQQSAPKSVARVITEEEKDFKAYQYLRGARSIAKLVGIRAKRLKDAAENPDDVTKAPAAKEAKAKK comes from the exons ATGGGGAAGGGAAATAATATGATTCCTAATGGCCATTTCCATAAGGATTGGCAAAGATTCGTAAAAACCTGGTTTAATCAACCGGCGAGAAAGCACCGCAGAAAGCAAAACAGAATTAAGAAAGCAAAAGCAATTGCTCCTAGACCAGCAGCCGGACCTCTCAGGCCAGTTGTACGTTGTCCCACGGTTCGTTATCACACTAAGGTCCGTGCCGGGCGCGGTTTTACTCTTCGGGAAATCAGG gcGTCTGGTTTGAATCCCGCATTCGCAAGGACAATTGGTATTTCCATTGACCCACGCAGACGCAATAAGTCTGTGGAATCCTTACAAATCAATGTCCAGAGACTGAAAGAATACCGTGCACGTCTCATTCTCTTCCCCAAGGGCAAGAAG GTGCTGAAGGGTGAAGCTAATGAGGAGGAACGCAAATTGGCAACACAGCTCCGTGGTCCACTAATGCCCATACAGCAATCTGCACCCAAGTCTGTTGCTCGGGTTATTACTGAAGAAGAAAAGGACTTCAAGGCTTACCAATATCTCAGAGGG GCTCGGTCAATTGCTAAACTTGTCGGAATTAGAGCCAAGAGGCTGAAGGATGCTGCAGAAAACCCTGATGATGTTACTAAAGCTCCAGCTGCTAAAGAAGCAAAAGCTAAGAAGTGA
- the LOC113398250 gene encoding zinc finger protein on ecdysone puffs isoform X2 translates to MSSRGRGYGGRGNYTGRGSSYRGSYRGSNSRGNYDGGRGGRGGGYSSYNNDSRYNSSSTNRYASSRDRIDDSYKKPYRSESSASYSNRDYGGRSGSPDRKRMRMEGSSSDRRSHDGGHYGGSYGGRQESYGGERRSFAGEDRRRSPARDSYRKASGMGPPREPPRPTARPRAPRRSFRGRTLRSRASYRGAPRSRGSFSSRRFAERSLGYTRAFRSVKGRSSVKSKEDEASSTEEDWEAEEKEETVEEKKEVKSKSPKEEVEASEGEGGDGGEDTDKEADAASDAAPSQPYVHLSCVHCKEKCATFAGYAKHLLSSKHRAAMSAVARRHKAQLLRMRVAQRGAQRELEAAAGAELATRTTFCLVCRLNHRTTRHAHNLTDTHRAMKRFLMPFCRICRVTFRSPMIYEHHICSIEHLKKKANQTARRLSPKAEGSGDEGMDVDLDNFMTLDSVGDVDEVEDEDSGGEKKEEASPKKPKVEINIGSEHIKKMEVWWCELCRVYLPRADTGSAEEAEALRRHCRLRIHLGRYVQHRDTRTLRRHAERIHRQLHQQKEDEKEAANDDTENKVKVEKTEPTIEKKSQENGAEVTNTSGNEDKLWADVDKDIGELLREVDPQGNEASDDEEDLGRYDKFRKSDKKSKAGEGEDTNPKADENINEKVNVEVKSSA, encoded by the exons ATGTCATCTCGTGGCCGAGGATACGGCGGAAGAGGAAACTACACCGGCCGGGGTAGCAGTTACAGAGGTTCTTATCGTGGAAGTAACAGCCGTGGCAATTATGATGGCGGTCGTGGTGGTCGGGGCGGAGGATATTCCTCTTATAACAATGATTCCCGTTATAACAGCAGCAGCACGAACAGATATGCGTCAAGTCGTGACAGAATAGATGACTCTTATAAAAAACCATATCGATCG GAAAGTTCTGCTAGTTATTCAAATCGTGACTATGGTGGTAGATCAGGCTCCCCAGATCGCAAAAGGATGAGGATGGAG GGCTCCTCGAGCGATAGACGTAGTCACGACGGAGGGCACTATGGCGGTTCGTACGGCGGTAGACAGGAGAGTTACGGCGGCGAGAGACGGTCGTTCGCTGGCGAGGACAGAAGGCGATCGCCGGCCCGAGACAGCTATCGCAAAGCGAGCGGCATGGGCCCGCCGCGAGAACCGCCGCGGCCCACGGCGCGCCCGAGGGCGCCCCGCCGCTCCTTCCGCGGACGCACCCTGCGCTCTCGCGCTTCCTATCGAGGAGCCCCGCGATCGCGCGGCTCCTTCTCTTCTAGAAGATTCGCAGAACGATCGCTGGGATACACCCGAGCTTTCAGAAGTGTTAAGGGGCGAAG CTCTGTAAAGTCAAAAGAAGATGAGGCATCATCAACAGAAGAAGATTGGGAAGcagaagaaaaagaagaaacTGTAGAGGAGAAAAAGGAAGTTAAATCCAAATCGCCTAAG gAGGAAGTTGAGGCTTCAGAGGGCGAAGGCGGCGATGGCGGTGAGGACACGGATAAAGAAGCCGATGCCGCATCCGACGCTGCACCCTCGCAGCCGTACGTTCACCTCTCTTGCGTGCATTGCAAAGAAAAATGTGCCACATTCGCC GGATATGCAAAGCATTTGTTGTCGAGTAAACATCGGGCCGCCATGAGCGCAGTGGCACGACGTCACAAGGCGCAGTTGTTGCGCATGCGCGTCGCCCAACGCGGCGCACAGCGCGAGCTGGAGGCAGCGGCCGGTGCGGAGCTGGCGACGCGCACCACGTTCTGTCTCGTGTGTCGCCTCAACCACCGCACCACGCGCCACGCGCACAACCTCACCGACACACACCGTGCTATGAAGCGATTCCTCATGCCGTTCTGTCGTATATGTCGAGTCACATTCCGATCGCCCATGATATACGAACATCATATATGTTCCATTGAACATCTAAAG AAAAAAGCTAATCAAACTGCGAGGAGGCTCAGCCCGAAAGCTGAAGGTAGCGGAGATGAGGGTATGGATGTTGATCTAGACAACTTTATGACACTCGACTCCGTAGGCGACGTAGATG AAGTTGAAGATGAAGATTCGGGCGGCGAAAAAAAAGAAGAAGCATCTCCAAAAAAACCAAAAGTGGAAATCAATATTGGAAGTGAACATATCAAGAAGATGGAg GTGTGGTGGTGCGAACTGTGCCGCGTGTACCTGCCGCGCGCGGACACGGGCAGCGCGGAGGAGGCGGAGGCGCTGCGCCGTCACTGCCGACTGCGCATCCATCTCGGCCGATACGTGCAGCACCGCGACACGCGCACACTGCGTCGACACGCCGAACGCATCCACCGACAATTGCACCAGcaaaaag aAGACGAAAAAGAAGCAGCAAATGATGACACCGAAAACAAAGTTAAGGTGGAAAAAACTGAACCAACTATTGAAAAGAAAAGTCAAGAAAATGGCGCAGAAGTGACAAATACATCtg GCAATGAAGATAAGCTGTGGGCTGATGTGGATAAGGACATTGGAGAGCTGCTACGGGAAGTAGACCCACAAGGCAATGAAGCCAGTGATGATGAAGAGGATCTTGGAAG GTACGATAAATTTCGTAAAAGCGACAAGAAATCTAAGGCCGGTGAAGGCGAAGACACTAATCCTAAAGCTGACGAAAACATTAATGAAAAAGTAAACGTTGAAGTTAAATCTTCTGCATAA
- the LOC113398250 gene encoding zinc finger protein on ecdysone puffs isoform X1, whose protein sequence is MSSRGRGYGGRGNYTGRGSSYRGSYRGSNSRGNYDGGRGGRGGGYSSYNNDSRYNSSSTNRYASSRDRIDDSYKKPYRSESSASYSNRDYGGRSGSPDRKRMRMESYVQGSSSDRRSHDGGHYGGSYGGRQESYGGERRSFAGEDRRRSPARDSYRKASGMGPPREPPRPTARPRAPRRSFRGRTLRSRASYRGAPRSRGSFSSRRFAERSLGYTRAFRSVKGRSSVKSKEDEASSTEEDWEAEEKEETVEEKKEVKSKSPKEEVEASEGEGGDGGEDTDKEADAASDAAPSQPYVHLSCVHCKEKCATFAGYAKHLLSSKHRAAMSAVARRHKAQLLRMRVAQRGAQRELEAAAGAELATRTTFCLVCRLNHRTTRHAHNLTDTHRAMKRFLMPFCRICRVTFRSPMIYEHHICSIEHLKKKANQTARRLSPKAEGSGDEGMDVDLDNFMTLDSVGDVDEVEDEDSGGEKKEEASPKKPKVEINIGSEHIKKMEVWWCELCRVYLPRADTGSAEEAEALRRHCRLRIHLGRYVQHRDTRTLRRHAERIHRQLHQQKEDEKEAANDDTENKVKVEKTEPTIEKKSQENGAEVTNTSGNEDKLWADVDKDIGELLREVDPQGNEASDDEEDLGRYDKFRKSDKKSKAGEGEDTNPKADENINEKVNVEVKSSA, encoded by the exons ATGTCATCTCGTGGCCGAGGATACGGCGGAAGAGGAAACTACACCGGCCGGGGTAGCAGTTACAGAGGTTCTTATCGTGGAAGTAACAGCCGTGGCAATTATGATGGCGGTCGTGGTGGTCGGGGCGGAGGATATTCCTCTTATAACAATGATTCCCGTTATAACAGCAGCAGCACGAACAGATATGCGTCAAGTCGTGACAGAATAGATGACTCTTATAAAAAACCATATCGATCG GAAAGTTCTGCTAGTTATTCAAATCGTGACTATGGTGGTAGATCAGGCTCCCCAGATCGCAAAAGGATGAGGATGGAG AGTTATGTACAGGGCTCCTCGAGCGATAGACGTAGTCACGACGGAGGGCACTATGGCGGTTCGTACGGCGGTAGACAGGAGAGTTACGGCGGCGAGAGACGGTCGTTCGCTGGCGAGGACAGAAGGCGATCGCCGGCCCGAGACAGCTATCGCAAAGCGAGCGGCATGGGCCCGCCGCGAGAACCGCCGCGGCCCACGGCGCGCCCGAGGGCGCCCCGCCGCTCCTTCCGCGGACGCACCCTGCGCTCTCGCGCTTCCTATCGAGGAGCCCCGCGATCGCGCGGCTCCTTCTCTTCTAGAAGATTCGCAGAACGATCGCTGGGATACACCCGAGCTTTCAGAAGTGTTAAGGGGCGAAG CTCTGTAAAGTCAAAAGAAGATGAGGCATCATCAACAGAAGAAGATTGGGAAGcagaagaaaaagaagaaacTGTAGAGGAGAAAAAGGAAGTTAAATCCAAATCGCCTAAG gAGGAAGTTGAGGCTTCAGAGGGCGAAGGCGGCGATGGCGGTGAGGACACGGATAAAGAAGCCGATGCCGCATCCGACGCTGCACCCTCGCAGCCGTACGTTCACCTCTCTTGCGTGCATTGCAAAGAAAAATGTGCCACATTCGCC GGATATGCAAAGCATTTGTTGTCGAGTAAACATCGGGCCGCCATGAGCGCAGTGGCACGACGTCACAAGGCGCAGTTGTTGCGCATGCGCGTCGCCCAACGCGGCGCACAGCGCGAGCTGGAGGCAGCGGCCGGTGCGGAGCTGGCGACGCGCACCACGTTCTGTCTCGTGTGTCGCCTCAACCACCGCACCACGCGCCACGCGCACAACCTCACCGACACACACCGTGCTATGAAGCGATTCCTCATGCCGTTCTGTCGTATATGTCGAGTCACATTCCGATCGCCCATGATATACGAACATCATATATGTTCCATTGAACATCTAAAG AAAAAAGCTAATCAAACTGCGAGGAGGCTCAGCCCGAAAGCTGAAGGTAGCGGAGATGAGGGTATGGATGTTGATCTAGACAACTTTATGACACTCGACTCCGTAGGCGACGTAGATG AAGTTGAAGATGAAGATTCGGGCGGCGAAAAAAAAGAAGAAGCATCTCCAAAAAAACCAAAAGTGGAAATCAATATTGGAAGTGAACATATCAAGAAGATGGAg GTGTGGTGGTGCGAACTGTGCCGCGTGTACCTGCCGCGCGCGGACACGGGCAGCGCGGAGGAGGCGGAGGCGCTGCGCCGTCACTGCCGACTGCGCATCCATCTCGGCCGATACGTGCAGCACCGCGACACGCGCACACTGCGTCGACACGCCGAACGCATCCACCGACAATTGCACCAGcaaaaag aAGACGAAAAAGAAGCAGCAAATGATGACACCGAAAACAAAGTTAAGGTGGAAAAAACTGAACCAACTATTGAAAAGAAAAGTCAAGAAAATGGCGCAGAAGTGACAAATACATCtg GCAATGAAGATAAGCTGTGGGCTGATGTGGATAAGGACATTGGAGAGCTGCTACGGGAAGTAGACCCACAAGGCAATGAAGCCAGTGATGATGAAGAGGATCTTGGAAG GTACGATAAATTTCGTAAAAGCGACAAGAAATCTAAGGCCGGTGAAGGCGAAGACACTAATCCTAAAGCTGACGAAAACATTAATGAAAAAGTAAACGTTGAAGTTAAATCTTCTGCATAA
- the LOC113398250 gene encoding zinc finger protein on ecdysone puffs isoform X3: MSSRGRGYGGRGNYTGRGSSYRGSYRGSNSRGNYDGGRGGRGGGYSSYNNDSRYNSSSTNRYASSRDRIDDSYKKPYRSESSASYSNRDYGGRSGSPDRKRMRMESYVQGSSSDRRSHDGGHYGGSYGGRQESYGGERRSFAGEDRRRSPARDSYRKASGMGPPREPPRPTARPRAPRRSFRGRTLRSRASYRGAPRSRGSFSSRRFAERSLGYTRAFRSVKGRSSVKSKEDEASSTEEDWEAEEKEETVEEKKEVKSKSPKEEVEASEGEGGDGGEDTDKEADAASDAAPSQPYVHLSCVHCKEKCATFAGYAKHLLSSKHRAAMSAVARRHKAQLLRMRVAQRGAQRELEAAAGAELATRTTFCLVCRLNHRTTRHAHNLTDTHRAMKRFLMPFCRICRVTFRSPMIYEHHICSIEHLKKKANQTARRLSPKAEGSGDEGMDVDLDNFMTLDSVGDVDEVEDEDSGGEKKEEASPKKPKVEINIGSEHIKKMEVWWCELCRVYLPRADTGSAEEAEALRRHCRLRIHLGRYVQHRDTRTLRRHAERIHRQLHQQKEDEKEAANDDTENKVKVEKTEPTIEKKSQENGAEVTNTSGNEDKLWADVDKDIGELLREVDPQGNEASDDEEDLGR, from the exons ATGTCATCTCGTGGCCGAGGATACGGCGGAAGAGGAAACTACACCGGCCGGGGTAGCAGTTACAGAGGTTCTTATCGTGGAAGTAACAGCCGTGGCAATTATGATGGCGGTCGTGGTGGTCGGGGCGGAGGATATTCCTCTTATAACAATGATTCCCGTTATAACAGCAGCAGCACGAACAGATATGCGTCAAGTCGTGACAGAATAGATGACTCTTATAAAAAACCATATCGATCG GAAAGTTCTGCTAGTTATTCAAATCGTGACTATGGTGGTAGATCAGGCTCCCCAGATCGCAAAAGGATGAGGATGGAG AGTTATGTACAGGGCTCCTCGAGCGATAGACGTAGTCACGACGGAGGGCACTATGGCGGTTCGTACGGCGGTAGACAGGAGAGTTACGGCGGCGAGAGACGGTCGTTCGCTGGCGAGGACAGAAGGCGATCGCCGGCCCGAGACAGCTATCGCAAAGCGAGCGGCATGGGCCCGCCGCGAGAACCGCCGCGGCCCACGGCGCGCCCGAGGGCGCCCCGCCGCTCCTTCCGCGGACGCACCCTGCGCTCTCGCGCTTCCTATCGAGGAGCCCCGCGATCGCGCGGCTCCTTCTCTTCTAGAAGATTCGCAGAACGATCGCTGGGATACACCCGAGCTTTCAGAAGTGTTAAGGGGCGAAG CTCTGTAAAGTCAAAAGAAGATGAGGCATCATCAACAGAAGAAGATTGGGAAGcagaagaaaaagaagaaacTGTAGAGGAGAAAAAGGAAGTTAAATCCAAATCGCCTAAG gAGGAAGTTGAGGCTTCAGAGGGCGAAGGCGGCGATGGCGGTGAGGACACGGATAAAGAAGCCGATGCCGCATCCGACGCTGCACCCTCGCAGCCGTACGTTCACCTCTCTTGCGTGCATTGCAAAGAAAAATGTGCCACATTCGCC GGATATGCAAAGCATTTGTTGTCGAGTAAACATCGGGCCGCCATGAGCGCAGTGGCACGACGTCACAAGGCGCAGTTGTTGCGCATGCGCGTCGCCCAACGCGGCGCACAGCGCGAGCTGGAGGCAGCGGCCGGTGCGGAGCTGGCGACGCGCACCACGTTCTGTCTCGTGTGTCGCCTCAACCACCGCACCACGCGCCACGCGCACAACCTCACCGACACACACCGTGCTATGAAGCGATTCCTCATGCCGTTCTGTCGTATATGTCGAGTCACATTCCGATCGCCCATGATATACGAACATCATATATGTTCCATTGAACATCTAAAG AAAAAAGCTAATCAAACTGCGAGGAGGCTCAGCCCGAAAGCTGAAGGTAGCGGAGATGAGGGTATGGATGTTGATCTAGACAACTTTATGACACTCGACTCCGTAGGCGACGTAGATG AAGTTGAAGATGAAGATTCGGGCGGCGAAAAAAAAGAAGAAGCATCTCCAAAAAAACCAAAAGTGGAAATCAATATTGGAAGTGAACATATCAAGAAGATGGAg GTGTGGTGGTGCGAACTGTGCCGCGTGTACCTGCCGCGCGCGGACACGGGCAGCGCGGAGGAGGCGGAGGCGCTGCGCCGTCACTGCCGACTGCGCATCCATCTCGGCCGATACGTGCAGCACCGCGACACGCGCACACTGCGTCGACACGCCGAACGCATCCACCGACAATTGCACCAGcaaaaag aAGACGAAAAAGAAGCAGCAAATGATGACACCGAAAACAAAGTTAAGGTGGAAAAAACTGAACCAACTATTGAAAAGAAAAGTCAAGAAAATGGCGCAGAAGTGACAAATACATCtg GCAATGAAGATAAGCTGTGGGCTGATGTGGATAAGGACATTGGAGAGCTGCTACGGGAAGTAGACCCACAAGGCAATGAAGCCAGTGATGATGAAGAGGATCTTGGAAGGTAG
- the LOC113398262 gene encoding uncharacterized protein LOC113398262, which translates to MAQYYTSFTLATFIIVVAVAPLVTSQPPLADASIGKDRALRVSLLKAGKNVATKPKWGFFGTVFNLILEQINDTKSAYGQISELVNNQFVDDNTVVTMAPETPNGTTATPKITRSEFLKILDRNLKGLARLRNLEWRESRKDSWSNMQGYWSELFGGKKARSVG; encoded by the exons ATGGCTCAATATTATACCTCCTTCACCTTAGCCACCTTTATAATCGTCGTTGCTGTCGCACCTCTAGTCACTTCGCAACCA ccCTTAGCTGATGCATCTATTGGAAAAGATCGTGCCCTACGAGTATCCTTATTAAAAGCAGGAAAAAATGTTGCGACTAAACCGAAATGGGGATTCTTCGGTACAGTATTCAACCTTATTCTGGAG caaaTTAACGACACAAAAAGCGCGTATGGACAAATATCGGAATTAGTCAACAACCAATTTGTAGATGATAAT ACTGTTGTGACAATGGCGCCTGAGACACCAAATGGTACAACTGCAACACCGAAAATTACAAGATcggaatttttaaaaattcttgatcGTAATCTCAAAGGTTTAGCACGACTTCGTAATTTAGAATGGCGTGAATCGAGAAAg GATTCTTGGTCCAACATGCAGGGATACTGGAGCGAACTTTTTGGAGGGAAAAAGGCAAGAAGTGTTGGATAA